One genomic segment of Streptomyces sp. RKND-216 includes these proteins:
- a CDS encoding ABC transporter permease produces MPALLAVGFLALPLVGILARTPWPDLAANLTAPATTQALRLSLLVSCSALGLSLLLGVPLAWLLARARFPGKAVVRSLVLLPMVLPPTVGGVALLLAFGRRGLLGPWLYDTFGVTLPFSTAGAVVAATFVAMPFLVISLEGAIGGLRPRYEETAASLGATPVRVFVTVTLPMVAPGLLAGAALTWARALGEFGATITFAGNLPGTTQTLPLKVYLLLQGQPETATSVSLLLLVIAMGVLVALRGRWTGTPRARVQQPPPTTGEPDPGLPSVAQGAPPSDPRRDYSLQARVTGFNHVTLDAPGGTTLAVVGPNGAGKTTLLRALLGLTSRAHADIRLGDRDVTGTAPHRRDIAWVPQDGALFPHLTALGNTAYGLRAHGVPRTEARRHARQWLDHLGVGDLAHRRPGRLSGGQAGRVALARALAARPRLLLLDEPLAALDQTTRARVRHALRSHLAAFGGVCLIVTHDPVEAVSLADRVLVIEEGRLIQDAPPTELTRSPRSPWVARMLGRNAWTGTTTATGLATRDGGRLHVADPLPAGEEALAIIPPEAVALHRERPHGSPRNAWHGTVRELTASGSRTRVLLTTDATPDLVAEITPQAAAELDLADGTRVWAVVKATETTLVPL; encoded by the coding sequence GTGCCCGCCCTGCTGGCGGTGGGATTCCTGGCCCTGCCGCTCGTCGGCATCCTCGCCCGCACCCCGTGGCCGGACCTCGCCGCGAACCTCACCGCACCCGCGACCACGCAGGCGCTGCGCCTGTCGCTGCTGGTCTCCTGCTCGGCCCTCGGACTGTCGCTGCTCCTCGGCGTTCCCCTCGCCTGGCTGCTGGCGCGCGCACGGTTCCCCGGCAAGGCCGTCGTCCGCTCGCTCGTCCTGCTGCCCATGGTGCTGCCCCCCACCGTGGGCGGAGTGGCACTGCTGCTGGCCTTCGGGCGCCGCGGCCTCCTCGGCCCGTGGCTGTACGACACTTTCGGCGTCACGCTGCCCTTCTCCACCGCCGGGGCCGTGGTCGCCGCGACGTTCGTCGCCATGCCCTTCCTCGTCATCAGCCTGGAAGGTGCGATCGGCGGGCTCCGCCCCCGCTACGAGGAGACCGCCGCCTCGCTCGGCGCCACCCCTGTCCGGGTGTTCGTCACCGTCACCCTCCCCATGGTCGCCCCCGGGCTGCTGGCCGGAGCGGCCCTGACGTGGGCCCGGGCACTGGGCGAGTTCGGCGCGACGATCACCTTCGCCGGCAACCTCCCCGGCACGACGCAGACCCTGCCGCTCAAGGTCTACCTGCTGCTCCAGGGACAGCCCGAGACCGCCACCTCGGTCTCCCTGCTGCTGCTGGTCATCGCCATGGGGGTGCTCGTCGCGCTCCGCGGCCGCTGGACCGGAACCCCCCGTGCCCGCGTCCAGCAGCCGCCCCCGACCACGGGCGAACCCGACCCCGGTCTCCCTTCGGTCGCCCAGGGCGCACCGCCCTCCGACCCGCGCCGGGACTACTCCCTCCAGGCCCGCGTCACCGGCTTCAACCACGTGACGCTGGACGCCCCCGGCGGCACGACCCTGGCCGTCGTCGGCCCCAACGGAGCCGGGAAGACCACCCTCCTGCGCGCCCTGCTCGGTCTCACCTCCCGCGCCCACGCCGACATCCGCCTCGGCGACCGCGACGTCACCGGCACGGCCCCCCACCGCCGTGACATCGCCTGGGTCCCGCAGGACGGCGCCCTCTTCCCCCACCTCACCGCGCTGGGCAACACCGCCTACGGGCTGCGTGCGCACGGCGTCCCGCGGACCGAGGCCCGGCGCCACGCCCGGCAGTGGCTCGACCACCTGGGCGTCGGCGACCTCGCGCACCGCAGGCCCGGCCGCCTCTCCGGCGGCCAGGCCGGCCGCGTCGCCCTCGCCCGCGCCCTCGCCGCCCGGCCCCGCCTGCTGCTGCTCGACGAACCCCTCGCCGCCCTGGACCAGACCACCCGCGCCCGCGTCCGGCACGCCCTGCGCAGTCACCTCGCGGCGTTCGGCGGCGTCTGCCTGATCGTCACCCACGACCCCGTCGAAGCCGTGTCCCTCGCCGACCGCGTCCTCGTGATCGAGGAAGGACGGCTGATCCAGGACGCGCCGCCCACCGAACTCACGCGCTCGCCGCGCTCCCCCTGGGTCGCCCGCATGCTCGGCCGCAACGCCTGGACCGGAACCACCACCGCCACCGGCCTCGCCACCCGGGACGGCGGACGCCTGCACGTCGCCGACCCGCTCCCCGCGGGCGAGGAGGCCCTCGCCATCATCCCGCCCGAAGCCGTCGCGCTCCACCGCGAACGGCCGCACGGAAGCCCCCGCAACGCCTGGCACGGCACCGTCCGCGAACTCACCGCGTCCGGAAGCCGCACCCGCGTCCTCCTCACCACCGACGCGACCCCCGACCTCGTCGCCGAGATCACCCCGCAGGCCGCCGCCGAACTCGACCTCGCCGACGGCACCCGCGTCTGGGCCGTCGTCAAGGCCACCGAGACCACACTCGTCCCCCTCTGA
- the modA gene encoding molybdate ABC transporter substrate-binding protein has translation MPSSPSGRRTAAALLTASLLVLLTACGGGTGGWGTGDGRPAKKKITVLAAASLTDVFQAAGARYERTHPGTDVTFSFAGSQVLAAQVSQGAPADVLATANTETMDRVRDDTAEPVVFARNRLVIVTREGNPEDIDALEDLADPGLKVVLAAPEVPVGDYSEQVLRRQDLRVKPVSRETDVRAVLSKVELGEADAGLVYQTDAATSPDTVDAVTVPDARNEIATYPVAGLKSSEHAEAAGEFVEWLTGPKAQRILREAGFQKP, from the coding sequence ATGCCCTCTTCCCCCTCCGGGCGGCGCACCGCCGCCGCACTGCTGACAGCCTCTCTGCTGGTGCTGCTCACCGCGTGCGGTGGTGGCACCGGGGGCTGGGGCACCGGCGACGGCCGCCCGGCGAAGAAAAAGATCACGGTACTGGCGGCCGCGTCGCTGACCGACGTGTTCCAGGCCGCCGGGGCGAGGTACGAGAGGACGCACCCCGGCACGGACGTCACCTTCTCCTTCGCCGGCTCGCAGGTCCTCGCCGCGCAGGTCTCGCAAGGGGCGCCCGCGGACGTGCTGGCGACCGCCAACACCGAGACCATGGACCGCGTGCGGGACGACACCGCGGAACCGGTGGTCTTCGCCCGGAACCGGCTGGTGATCGTGACCCGGGAGGGCAACCCGGAGGACATCGACGCGCTGGAGGACCTGGCGGACCCCGGACTCAAGGTCGTCCTGGCCGCACCGGAGGTCCCGGTGGGCGACTACAGCGAGCAGGTCCTCCGGCGGCAGGACCTGCGGGTGAAGCCCGTCTCCAGGGAGACCGACGTGCGCGCGGTCCTGTCCAAGGTCGAACTCGGCGAGGCCGATGCCGGACTCGTCTACCAGACCGACGCCGCGACCTCCCCCGACACGGTCGACGCGGTGACGGTGCCGGACGCCCGGAACGAGATCGCGACCTATCCCGTCGCCGGCCTGAAATCCTCCGAACACGCCGAAGCCGCAGGGGAGTTCGTCGAATGGCTGACAGGTCCAAAGGCTCAGCGGATCCTCCGTGAAGCAGGCTTCCAGAAGCCGTGA
- a CDS encoding helix-turn-helix transcriptional regulator yields MQSYTIGQAARLLGVSPDTARRWADAGRVATHRDASGRRLVDGRDLAAFAIEVAQNGQGGQGGQSGQDEEEPFTSTRNAFPGIITSVRLGDVAAQVEIQAGPHRLVSLVTREAVEELGLEVGMRATARVKSTSVHIDRG; encoded by the coding sequence ATGCAGTCCTACACGATCGGTCAGGCGGCGCGGCTGCTGGGTGTCAGCCCCGACACCGCACGCCGCTGGGCGGACGCCGGCCGGGTCGCGACCCACCGCGACGCGTCCGGACGCCGTCTCGTCGACGGCCGGGACCTGGCGGCCTTCGCGATCGAGGTCGCCCAGAACGGCCAGGGGGGTCAGGGGGGCCAGAGCGGTCAGGACGAGGAGGAGCCCTTCACCTCCACCCGCAACGCCTTCCCCGGCATCATCACCTCCGTCCGGCTCGGCGACGTGGCGGCGCAGGTGGAGATCCAGGCCGGCCCACACCGGCTCGTCTCCCTGGTGACCCGGGAGGCCGTCGAGGAACTGGGCCTCGAGGTCGGCATGCGGGCCACCGCCCGCGTCAAGTCGACCAGCGTGCACATCGACCGCGGCTGA
- a CDS encoding DUF2975 domain-containing protein, which yields MGKLTVLALRVVIVSLLAGSVGVQTVMATLLAADLDEAGLADRRVPVVVIVVLGVVAAQTVLACVWRLVTMMRRGTVFSPAAFRYVDVVIGAFTAAALLVCTLGAVLAPGEEVAPGLVLLLGGVALGVLAVALIVLVLRMLLAQAVARDVEASQMQAELDEVI from the coding sequence ATGGGCAAGCTGACGGTGCTGGCACTGCGGGTGGTGATCGTGTCGCTCCTGGCCGGGTCGGTGGGCGTGCAGACCGTGATGGCCACGCTGCTGGCCGCCGACCTGGACGAGGCCGGCCTGGCGGACCGGCGCGTTCCGGTGGTCGTGATCGTGGTGCTCGGCGTCGTGGCGGCGCAGACCGTTTTGGCCTGCGTGTGGCGGCTGGTGACGATGATGCGCCGCGGGACAGTGTTCTCCCCCGCCGCCTTCCGGTACGTCGACGTGGTGATCGGCGCCTTCACGGCCGCCGCCCTGCTGGTGTGCACGCTGGGCGCCGTTCTCGCGCCGGGCGAGGAGGTGGCGCCGGGCCTCGTGCTGCTGCTGGGCGGGGTCGCCCTCGGGGTCCTGGCGGTGGCACTGATCGTGCTGGTGCTGCGGATGCTGCTGGCGCAGGCGGTCGCGCGCGACGTCGAAGCGTCGCAGATGCAGGCCGAACTCGACGAGGTGATCTGA